The genomic stretch TCCAGATATCAAGATGTTGTATGTTACATTGTCCAGCACAATTCCCGTGATAAACATTGATTTGAAAAAGTCAGTTGCCTCTTTTAAATTCCCTGACTCACAAAGTCCGTGAATCAATGCATTTGAAGTTGCAATATTCACACCAAAACCTTTGTCCATCATCTTTGACAAAATCTCCATGGCTTCTTGATGCTTACTTTGGCTACAGAGTTCAACAATCAAGTCAGTTAAAAGTGATTCATTAGGCCTCAAGTTCCTCAGCAGCATTTCCCATAGTAGTCGCATTGCAGAATCTACTCTATGTTCCTTCTTGACAAGCCAGAATATAATTGAATGAAATAGACCTATATTTATTTCCATCCCAGTTGCCAATAATTCATCAATCATATACTCTGCCTGCTTCATATCCCCTGCCTTGCACAATCCCTGTAGAATGGCATTTAATGTAACCTGGTTTGGCTTGACACCTTTTGCCACCATTTCATCTCTTAACTTCATTGCCTCAGTGAACTGCCTTTTCCTACAGTGCCCATCTATCAATGTGTTGTATATATACTCGTTAGGAGCCAGTCCCATCTCTTGCATTTCAGCCAGGGTCGCATCCACATCGCCAGACCTATTCATTTTAACCAACCCATTGATGAGAATGCCAAATGTGACAATGCTTGGTCTAATTGAGCTTCTAGTCATCTTCTCCTTTATTTTCAATGCTTCATCCAACATATTTTtcttacaaaatccatcaatcagAGAATTATAAGTTACCACGTTGGGGAGTGTTCCTGAACTTTCCATCTCCGAGAACAATGCCATTGCCTGCTCAACCCTCCGTCTCTTGCAAAGAGCATCGATCAGCATGGTGTACGAGTAAACATTGGGAGAAACAAACTTGCGCATTTGATCAAACACCATCTGAGCATCTTCCAGATTCTTGGACTTTGTCAATGAAGACATCAAAAAGTTGCATGTTTTGAGAGACGGGCAGAGCCCCTGCCCGGTAAGGATGCCAAAGACAACGATTCccccatcatccgagcggagctGCGTGCAGCAAAGGTGGACAAGGAGGTCGAATGCAGGCGAGTCTCTGGACGGGGCGGTATCGACGACGGCAAGCACAATTTCACGAAACCGCTGATCGGGGTCGTCAAGGAAGAGAGCAACAGTGGAACGGGGATCGAGGAGGCGAAGGAGCAGGAGGCGGGATGCATCGGTAAGGTTAGACCGGAGGAGGGAGTGGAGGAGGATGGCGTAGGAGCGGGGCGTGAAGCGGAAGGCGCAGCTGTCGGAGGCGAAGGAGAAGAAACGAAGCGCAGGCTTAGGGCGGATGAGGGAGGATCCGAGGTCCAGCAGGATGCGCTCGAGGCGTCGGGGGCAGAGACGAGATAGCGTCTCCTGGCAGAGGGAGCTGTCGAAGGGGGCGGGGGAGATTAGAAGGGATAGACTCCGGCGGAGGGCGGCGTAATCGTCTCCGGATCCggcagaagaggaagaggaagaggaagaggtggcGGCGGAGCGAGAGTGGAAGGCGCGAGGGAATGATCTCAGTGGAGGCAACGGCGGCGGCCGCAGTCTCATCGCGATCCAACTGGGAAAGAAGGGGGAATCGGGGGTTCAGGGGAAATGAAAACGAAGGACTCAACGGTCGCGATGGGAGCTTTTACTTTCAGATTCGTGATAATTTGTAAGGTTATAGATGGACCAAGGTGGCCTAAAGGTGTCAAATTGTATTGCGTTCGCCAAAATCCGAGATCGCTTGATTGGCCCGCTCAAATCCGGTCTGACTCAGCCCGGTTAAAGCTGTGCATGGCCTGGATCCTAatccattttttttaataaattaataacaaGATTTATTATTCATAGAGTACTAAactcttttaataataataaaaaaatttagtatcctaataaaaattctaactgattttttaaaactttttaaaaattctctactttcttttagaaaatattaaaattgaataaactcattttgattttttaataaattattaatcatTACACCCACGTTGTATACTTAATATAACATATAAAtatgtgtaatttaatttaattttgtatatcatatattaaACTGAAATTTAGATCCTTTGGTTCGCAATCTCTGATCTACTCCTGATCCTTTCCATAATTTACACGTTGGATCGTTGTGAAATTCAATCAAAATTGGCTGAGATCTCCCCTGGATTCATCTTCCCACTCAAATTACAGTTTGGATCGAGGAAGAAGTGTGAAGATCGTTGGTGGTGGACAGACTATATGGCGCTAAGCAAGGGGTGACCTGCCCATCGTTGGTGGTCTTCGGTCGTCTGTCTCAATCCAAACTACAATCTAAGTGGGAAGATGAACCCAGATAAGATCATAGTCAATTTTGACTGGATTCTAATCGTGATTCGATGTGTAAATTGTGGAAGGGACTAAGAGAGATCCAAACTACAATCTCACGCTCGCCACCACGCACCGGCAACCCTCTCTTTTCTGGTGTCC from Zingiber officinale cultivar Zhangliang chromosome 5B, Zo_v1.1, whole genome shotgun sequence encodes the following:
- the LOC121985382 gene encoding pentatricopeptide repeat-containing protein At4g19440, chloroplastic-like, which encodes MRLRPPPLPPLRSFPRAFHSRSAATSSSSSSSSAGSGDDYAALRRSLSLLISPAPFDSSLCQETLSRLCPRRLERILLDLGSSLIRPKPALRFFSFASDSCAFRFTPRSYAILLHSLLRSNLTDASRLLLLRLLDPRSTVALFLDDPDQRFREIVLAVVDTAPSRDSPAFDLLVHLCCTQLRSDDGGIVVFGILTGQGLCPSLKTCNFLMSSLTKSKNLEDAQMVFDQMRKFVSPNVYSYTMLIDALCKRRRVEQAMALFSEMESSGTLPNVVTYNSLIDGFCKKNMLDEALKIKEKMTRSSIRPSIVTFGILINGLVKMNRSGDVDATLAEMQEMGLAPNEYIYNTLIDGHCRKRQFTEAMKLRDEMVAKGVKPNQVTLNAILQGLCKAGDMKQAEYMIDELLATGMEINIGLFHSIIFWLVKKEHRVDSAMRLLWEMLLRNLRPNESLLTDLIVELCSQSKHQEAMEILSKMMDKGFGVNIATSNALIHGLCESGNLKEATDFFKSMFITGIVLDNVTYNILISGCCKHGKIEEGFKLWDDMVQRGFKPDIITYNTMIHGLCSLGRIEEAVRLLNKLRNEGMIPDLFTCSSMIDGYCKVKEIDKAKDFLKHMASFGLEANIVIYNSLLSGLCKIGNMSEASMLVDEMTHKGILPNSVTYGILLHGFCVTGNLEEARNIFKVMKEQSLGLDVIGYTILINGYCQLGQMDEAVKIYKDMINSDLAPNKFTYTSLIHGYAKMGNQEEASKLFNEMLNSGIVPDSVTYNALMSGFCKNGQLDEAFKISDQMCQAGLMPDDVSYTTLVHGITSS